A single genomic interval of Sander lucioperca isolate FBNREF2018 chromosome 9, SLUC_FBN_1.2, whole genome shotgun sequence harbors:
- the zgc:92591 gene encoding late histone H2B.L4, whose amino-acid sequence MTNDISKKKGKIAGEKRGKRKAKRRETYAMYIYKVLKQVHPDTGISSRAMSIMNSFVNDLFERIATEASRLAQYNKRSTITSREVQTAVRLLLPGELAKHAVSEGTKAVTKYTSSK is encoded by the exons ATGACGAATGATATATCTAAAAAGAAGGGGAAGATTGCAGGTGAGAAAAGGGGCAAAAGAAAGGCCAAAAGAAGAGAGACTTACGCGATGTACATCTATAAAGTGTTGAAACAG GTTCATCCGGACACGGGCATTTCCAGCAGAGCCATGAGCATCATGAACTCCTTCGTGAATGACCTGTTTGAGAGGATTGCCACAGAGGCGTCCCGGTTGGCTCAGTACAATAAACGCTCCACCATCACCAGCAGAGAGGTGCAAACTGCAGTGAGACTGCTGTTGCCCGGGGAGCTGGCTAAACACGCCGTGTCTGAGGGAACCAAAGCTGTCACCAAGTATACCAGCTCCAAATGA
- the asb10 gene encoding ankyrin repeat and SOCS box protein 10 isoform X2 — MSRGSFVFTSMALRSLEFDEDMLERHKYKRQLTSHHFNSYMLKKEIRDRTPLRSSTATPPTVCQDVVVQNALYTGDLEAMQHLFPRGSTVNLIIEPQGGDMRWVATGEGLWSLSYEQELTTPLHITAGRGYTECLRLLLQRGANVDLAPGGTTALHESCENCQPECTKLLLIHGANANAVTEDGLMPLHFCTSPKSVGCAKYLLQYGAAICGRTLDEGDTPLHVAASNGLPEHTELYLRYGAAVDKRNNEGVTPLNAACSEPQEVQELERYFKVCQKLLAAGANVHAMDQDKHTALHKACKNVNPDIVDLLLANGACVNDMGYGGEAPMHNILKVVCYKLSHQPERIVRALLNHGSIRVWPGALPKVLKHCCGSPRTIEVLLNAYSHLKVTDTWVESVSSDALKTPRSLQHLARFRLRSFLEGRVHKVVPELDLPTFIKNYLLLEYRGYVH; from the exons ATGTCGCGAGGCAGCTTTGTCTTCACATCCATGGCCTTGCGCTCCCTTGAATTTGATGAGGACATGCTTGAGAGACACAAGTACAAGAGGCAGCTGACCTCCCATCACTTCAACAGCTATATGCTGAAGAAGGAGATCAGGGACAGGACACCGCTGAGGTCCAGCACTGCCACACCACCAACTGTCTGCCAAGATGTGGTCGTCCAGAACGCTCTGTATACAGGAGACCTGGAGGCAATGCAGCACCTCTTTCCTAGAGGATCCACAGTTAACCTCATCATCGAGCCACAGGGAGGGGACATGCGCTGGGTCGCCACAGGGGAAG GACTGTGGTCACTGAGTTATGAGCAGGAGCTGACAACACCACTTCACATCACAGCTGGCCGAGGCTACACAGAGTGCCTGAGACTCCTGCTGCAGCGTGGGGCCAATGTGGACCTGGCACCCGGAGGCACCACTGCTCTGCATGAGTCCTGTGAAAACTGCCAGCCAGAGTGTACCAAACTGCTGCTGATCCATGGCGCCAACGCCAATGCTGTCACTGAAGACGGCCTTATGCCTTTGCACTTTTGTACAAGCCCCAAATCTGTTGG ATGTGCCAAGTATCTCCTTCAGTACGGTGCAGCAATCTGTGGTCGCACTCTAGATGAAGGTGACACTCCCCTACATGTGGCAGCCAGCAACGGCCTCCCAGAACACACTGAGCTCTACCTGCGCTATGGAGCTGCTGTGGACAAACGGAACAATGAGGGTGTCACGCCCCTGAACGCTGCTTGTTCAGAACCCCAGGAGGTGCAGGAGCTTGAACGTTACTTCAAGGTGTGCCAGAAGCTTCTGGCGGCTGGGGCCAACGTCCACGCTATGGACCAGGACAAACACACTGCTTTGCACAAGGCATGTAAGAATGTAAATCCAGACATAGTGGATCTGCTGCTGGCTAACGGTGCCTGCGTTAACGACATGGGGTACGGTGGCGAAGCCCCCATGCACAACATCCTGAAGGTGGTGTGCTACAAGCTTTCCCATCAACCTGAGAGGATTGTCCGTGCGCTGCTCAACCATGGTTCTATTCGGGTGTGGCCTGGAGCTCTGCCCAAG GTTTTGAAGCACTGCTGTGGATCTCCACGCACCATCGAAGTTCTTCTGAACGCCTACAGTCACCTCAAAGTCACAGACACCTGGGTTGAGTCTGTGTCATCGGACGCGTTGAAG ACTCCTCGCTCCCTGCAGCACTTGGCACGCTTCAGACTCAGGAGCTTCCTGGAGGGCCGGGTACACAAGGTGGTTCCTGAACTCGATCTGCCCACCTTCATCAAGAACTACCTACTCCTGGAGTACAGAGGCTATGTCCACTGA
- the asb10 gene encoding ankyrin repeat and SOCS box protein 10 isoform X1, with translation MSRGSFVFTSMALRSLEFDEDMLERHKYKRQLTSHHFNSYMLKKEIRDRTPLRSSTATPPTVCQDVVVQNALYTGDLEAMQHLFPRGSTVNLIIEPQGGDMRWVATGEGLWSLSYEQELTTPLHITAGRGYTECLRLLLQRGANVDLAPGGTTALHESCENCQPECTKLLLIHGANANAVTEDGLMPLHFCTSPKSVGCAKYLLQYGAAICGRTLDEGDTPLHVAASNGLPEHTELYLRYGAAVDKRNNEGVTPLNAACSEPQEVQELERYFKVCQKLLAAGANVHAMDQDKHTALHKACKNVNPDIVDLLLANGACVNDMGYGGEAPMHNILKVVCYKLSHQPERIVRALLNHGSIRVWPGALPKVLKHCCGSPRTIEVLLNAYSHLKVTDTWVESVSSDALKEHKEFYESIFSLAQTPRSLQHLARFRLRSFLEGRVHKVVPELDLPTFIKNYLLLEYRGYVH, from the exons ATGTCGCGAGGCAGCTTTGTCTTCACATCCATGGCCTTGCGCTCCCTTGAATTTGATGAGGACATGCTTGAGAGACACAAGTACAAGAGGCAGCTGACCTCCCATCACTTCAACAGCTATATGCTGAAGAAGGAGATCAGGGACAGGACACCGCTGAGGTCCAGCACTGCCACACCACCAACTGTCTGCCAAGATGTGGTCGTCCAGAACGCTCTGTATACAGGAGACCTGGAGGCAATGCAGCACCTCTTTCCTAGAGGATCCACAGTTAACCTCATCATCGAGCCACAGGGAGGGGACATGCGCTGGGTCGCCACAGGGGAAG GACTGTGGTCACTGAGTTATGAGCAGGAGCTGACAACACCACTTCACATCACAGCTGGCCGAGGCTACACAGAGTGCCTGAGACTCCTGCTGCAGCGTGGGGCCAATGTGGACCTGGCACCCGGAGGCACCACTGCTCTGCATGAGTCCTGTGAAAACTGCCAGCCAGAGTGTACCAAACTGCTGCTGATCCATGGCGCCAACGCCAATGCTGTCACTGAAGACGGCCTTATGCCTTTGCACTTTTGTACAAGCCCCAAATCTGTTGG ATGTGCCAAGTATCTCCTTCAGTACGGTGCAGCAATCTGTGGTCGCACTCTAGATGAAGGTGACACTCCCCTACATGTGGCAGCCAGCAACGGCCTCCCAGAACACACTGAGCTCTACCTGCGCTATGGAGCTGCTGTGGACAAACGGAACAATGAGGGTGTCACGCCCCTGAACGCTGCTTGTTCAGAACCCCAGGAGGTGCAGGAGCTTGAACGTTACTTCAAGGTGTGCCAGAAGCTTCTGGCGGCTGGGGCCAACGTCCACGCTATGGACCAGGACAAACACACTGCTTTGCACAAGGCATGTAAGAATGTAAATCCAGACATAGTGGATCTGCTGCTGGCTAACGGTGCCTGCGTTAACGACATGGGGTACGGTGGCGAAGCCCCCATGCACAACATCCTGAAGGTGGTGTGCTACAAGCTTTCCCATCAACCTGAGAGGATTGTCCGTGCGCTGCTCAACCATGGTTCTATTCGGGTGTGGCCTGGAGCTCTGCCCAAG GTTTTGAAGCACTGCTGTGGATCTCCACGCACCATCGAAGTTCTTCTGAACGCCTACAGTCACCTCAAAGTCACAGACACCTGGGTTGAGTCTGTGTCATCGGACGCGTTGAAG GAGCACAAAGAGTTCTATGAGTCCATCTTCTCTTTGGCACAGACTCCTCGCTCCCTGCAGCACTTGGCACGCTTCAGACTCAGGAGCTTCCTGGAGGGCCGGGTACACAAGGTGGTTCCTGAACTCGATCTGCCCACCTTCATCAAGAACTACCTACTCCTGGAGTACAGAGGCTATGTCCACTGA
- the asb10 gene encoding ankyrin repeat and SOCS box protein 10 isoform X3 yields MAYIAPKFKWHKPKAYRNDVIATAKASGCVLQFWNSLLVGDELTILSIVSDDEYEYLIDAIYDTSNIEEWKNFRFNYRGLRLWSLSYEQELTTPLHITAGRGYTECLRLLLQRGANVDLAPGGTTALHESCENCQPECTKLLLIHGANANAVTEDGLMPLHFCTSPKSVGCAKYLLQYGAAICGRTLDEGDTPLHVAASNGLPEHTELYLRYGAAVDKRNNEGVTPLNAACSEPQEVQELERYFKVCQKLLAAGANVHAMDQDKHTALHKACKNVNPDIVDLLLANGACVNDMGYGGEAPMHNILKVVCYKLSHQPERIVRALLNHGSIRVWPGALPKVLKHCCGSPRTIEVLLNAYSHLKVTDTWVESVSSDALKEHKEFYESIFSLAQTPRSLQHLARFRLRSFLEGRVHKVVPELDLPTFIKNYLLLEYRGYVH; encoded by the exons ATGGCTTATATAGCACCTAAATTTAAGTGGCACAAACCAAAGGCGTACCGCAACGACGTGATCGCCACAGCCAAGGCCTCGGGTTGTGTCCTGCAGTTCTGGAACTCTCTGCTTGTAGGTGATGAGCTGACGATTCTCAGCATTGTGAGCGACGACGAGTATGAGTACCTTATTGATGCCATTTATGACACCAGCAACATAGAAGAATGGAAGAACTTCAGATTTAACTACAGAGGCCTCA GACTGTGGTCACTGAGTTATGAGCAGGAGCTGACAACACCACTTCACATCACAGCTGGCCGAGGCTACACAGAGTGCCTGAGACTCCTGCTGCAGCGTGGGGCCAATGTGGACCTGGCACCCGGAGGCACCACTGCTCTGCATGAGTCCTGTGAAAACTGCCAGCCAGAGTGTACCAAACTGCTGCTGATCCATGGCGCCAACGCCAATGCTGTCACTGAAGACGGCCTTATGCCTTTGCACTTTTGTACAAGCCCCAAATCTGTTGG ATGTGCCAAGTATCTCCTTCAGTACGGTGCAGCAATCTGTGGTCGCACTCTAGATGAAGGTGACACTCCCCTACATGTGGCAGCCAGCAACGGCCTCCCAGAACACACTGAGCTCTACCTGCGCTATGGAGCTGCTGTGGACAAACGGAACAATGAGGGTGTCACGCCCCTGAACGCTGCTTGTTCAGAACCCCAGGAGGTGCAGGAGCTTGAACGTTACTTCAAGGTGTGCCAGAAGCTTCTGGCGGCTGGGGCCAACGTCCACGCTATGGACCAGGACAAACACACTGCTTTGCACAAGGCATGTAAGAATGTAAATCCAGACATAGTGGATCTGCTGCTGGCTAACGGTGCCTGCGTTAACGACATGGGGTACGGTGGCGAAGCCCCCATGCACAACATCCTGAAGGTGGTGTGCTACAAGCTTTCCCATCAACCTGAGAGGATTGTCCGTGCGCTGCTCAACCATGGTTCTATTCGGGTGTGGCCTGGAGCTCTGCCCAAG GTTTTGAAGCACTGCTGTGGATCTCCACGCACCATCGAAGTTCTTCTGAACGCCTACAGTCACCTCAAAGTCACAGACACCTGGGTTGAGTCTGTGTCATCGGACGCGTTGAAG GAGCACAAAGAGTTCTATGAGTCCATCTTCTCTTTGGCACAGACTCCTCGCTCCCTGCAGCACTTGGCACGCTTCAGACTCAGGAGCTTCCTGGAGGGCCGGGTACACAAGGTGGTTCCTGAACTCGATCTGCCCACCTTCATCAAGAACTACCTACTCCTGGAGTACAGAGGCTATGTCCACTGA
- the gbx1 gene encoding homeobox protein GBX-1 gives MQRPGGQGTAFSIDSLIGTPQPRPGHLLYTGYPMFMPYRPLVIPQALSHSPLSSGIPPLAPLASFAGRLTNTFCASLGQGVPSMVALTTTMPSFSDPPDSFYPPQELPGPRLSAADPAARRQESPHSDELHSRDKGSDLLNFSETFQTISGETKLYSSDDEKLDLKADTVCSDREDSSADSENESFSDGNNCGSLSQKSKLKTGSQEALPTGSSAGKSRRRRTAFTSEQLLELEKEFHCKKYLSLTERSQIAHALKLSEVQVKIWFQNRRAKWKRIKAGNVNNRSGEPVRNPKIVVPIPVHVNRFAVRSQHQQIEQGTRP, from the exons ATGCAGAGACCAGGCGGCCAAGGGACGGCGTTTTCTATCGATTCCCTGATAGGGACTCCTCAGCCCAGACCGGGACACCTGCTCTACACGGGCTATCCTATGTTCATGCCGTACAGACCTTTGGTTATTCCACAAGCTTTATCCCACTCGCCTTTATCGTCTGGTATACCTCCACTCGCGCCTTTGGCTTCTTTTGCGGGACGGCTCACCAACACGTTCTGTGCCAGTTTGGGACAGGGGGTGCCATCCATGGTGGCGCTCACCACGACGATGCCAAGTTTCTCGGATCCTCCGGACAGTTTCTACCCACCACAAGAGCTGCCAGGTCCCCGTTTAAGCGCCGCAGATCCCGCAGCGAGAAGGCAGGAAAGTCCTCACTCTGACGAGCTGCACAGCCGGGACAAGGGCTCTGATCTGCTTAACTTCTCGGAAACTTTTCAAACAATATCAG GTGAGACCAAACTGTACAGCTCAGACGACGAGAAGCTGGACCTAAAAGCAGACACCGTGTGCAGTGACCGAGAGGACAGCTCCGCAGACAGCGAGAACGAAAGTTTCTCGGATGGGAACAACTGTGGCTCCCTGTCCCAGAAGAGCAAACTAAAAACCGGCTCGCAGGAGGCGCTACCGACCGGCAGCTCAGCGGGGAAAAGCCGCAGGAGACGAACAGCTTTTACTAGCGAGCAGCTGCTCGAACTTGAAAAGGAGTTTCACTGTAAAAAGTACCTTTCTCTGACTGAACGCTCTCAGATTGCGCACGCACTTAAACTGAGCGAGGTGCAGGTGAAGATTTGGTTTCAGAACCGCAGGGCCAAGTGGAAACGGATCAAAGCCGGCAACGTTAACAACCGGTCAGGAGAACCGGTGAGAAATCCCAAAATTGTGGTCCCCATCCCCGTGCACGTCAACAGGTTTGCGGTGAGGAGTCAGCATCAACAAATAGAACAAGGGACCAGGCCATGA